Proteins encoded by one window of Streptosporangiales bacterium:
- a CDS encoding precorrin-8X methylmutase → MTRVVSAIERESYEILRSRVDTGHLAPLQRAVVERVVHASADVDYVADLVCEEDALAGGLAALHAGAPVVADAEMIAAGITTREVVCRIRDPRVPALAQAQGSTRSAAAIRLAYEEVGAGAVWVVGNAPTALTAILELDVAPALVVGLPVGFVGAVESKHDLRASGLPAVSNRSEKGGSAVAAAAVNALLYLEGEKG, encoded by the coding sequence ATGACGCGGGTGGTCAGCGCGATCGAACGCGAGTCGTACGAGATCCTGCGCTCGCGCGTGGACACCGGTCACCTCGCGCCGCTGCAGCGGGCAGTGGTCGAACGCGTGGTGCACGCGAGCGCCGACGTCGACTACGTCGCCGACCTGGTGTGCGAGGAGGATGCGCTCGCCGGCGGCCTTGCCGCCTTGCACGCGGGCGCACCTGTGGTCGCCGACGCGGAGATGATCGCCGCCGGCATCACCACGCGCGAGGTCGTCTGCCGCATCCGCGACCCGCGCGTCCCGGCGCTGGCACAGGCGCAGGGCTCCACCCGCTCGGCCGCGGCGATCCGGCTCGCGTACGAGGAGGTCGGCGCCGGCGCGGTGTGGGTGGTCGGCAACGCGCCGACGGCGTTGACGGCGATCCTCGAGCTCGACGTGGCACCGGCGCTTGTCGTCGGGCTGCCCGTCGGGTTCGTCGGCGCGGTGGAGTCGAAGCACGACCTACGGGCGAGCGGTCTGCCCGCGGTGAGCAACCGAAGCGAGAAGGGCGGGTCGGCGGTCGCCGCCGCGGCCGTGAACGCCCTGCTCTACCTGGAGGGGGAGAAGGGATGA
- a CDS encoding alpha/beta fold hydrolase codes for MPEGTLPAGTVEYLDTGGDGPVLLFLHGVLTDATLWRPVVDELAGTYRCVVPTLPLGSHRRPLHEDADCTPLGLADLLAELVERLALSAVTVVANDTGGALAQLWVAKRPDVVRRLVLTSCDAFENFPPGLPGRACVAAAYLPGGLWLAGQTLRAAALRRLPVTFGWMAKRPLSPAAADRWFDPVRRSRGVRRDVGRFLRAVSSRDTSWAAAQLPHYDRPALVGWAGEDRVMPPAHGRRLAELLPDARYVEVADSYTLLPWDQPSRLAAAIAEFLADTDAAVSSPR; via the coding sequence ATGCCCGAGGGCACGTTGCCCGCGGGCACCGTCGAGTACCTCGACACCGGCGGCGACGGCCCGGTGCTGCTCTTCCTGCACGGGGTGCTCACCGACGCGACGCTCTGGCGGCCGGTCGTGGACGAGCTCGCCGGCACGTACCGGTGCGTCGTCCCGACGCTGCCGCTCGGCTCGCACCGCCGGCCGCTGCACGAGGACGCCGACTGCACCCCGCTCGGCCTCGCCGACCTGCTGGCCGAGCTCGTCGAGCGGCTGGCGCTGTCGGCGGTGACGGTAGTGGCCAACGACACCGGCGGCGCGCTCGCCCAGCTGTGGGTGGCGAAGCGGCCGGACGTCGTGCGGCGGCTGGTGCTCACCTCGTGCGACGCGTTCGAGAACTTCCCGCCCGGGCTGCCAGGTCGGGCCTGCGTGGCGGCCGCCTACCTGCCCGGCGGGCTGTGGCTCGCCGGGCAGACGCTGCGCGCGGCGGCGCTGCGGCGGCTGCCGGTCACGTTCGGCTGGATGGCGAAGCGTCCGCTGTCGCCGGCCGCGGCCGATCGCTGGTTCGACCCCGTACGCCGCAGTCGCGGCGTGCGACGGGACGTCGGCCGCTTCCTGCGCGCGGTGAGCAGCCGGGACACCTCGTGGGCCGCGGCCCAGCTGCCGCACTACGACCGGCCGGCGTTGGTCGGGTGGGCAGGCGAGGACCGCGTGATGCCACCGGCGCACGGCCGCAGGCTGGCCGAGCTGCTGCCGGACGCACGCTACGTCGAGGTCGCAGACAGCTATACCTTGCTGCCCTGGGACCAGCCGAGCCGGCTTGCCGCCGCGATCGCCGAGTTCCTCGCGGACACCGACGCGGCGGTCAGCTCTCCTCGGTGA
- a CDS encoding FCD domain-containing protein, whose translation MSQEPSVASWGAPSLGRVAAPLREQVTAVLRQAILDFDLKPGQRLVERELIEQLGVSRTTVREALRQLNVEGLVTVIPQKGAVVATPSPEDAADLYEVRAMLEAMTVRRFIARATDEHFGQLRAAFEDAVVAFADTENIRALLRAKDDIYAVLMAGAGSNPIQEILEGLQARVRALRATSLSQPGRPAQSIKELRRLVEAIEARDPERAAQVCTEHINKAAATGLSALTEES comes from the coding sequence GTGAGTCAAGAGCCATCCGTCGCCTCCTGGGGTGCACCGAGCCTCGGCCGGGTCGCCGCGCCACTGCGCGAGCAGGTCACCGCGGTGCTCCGGCAGGCGATCCTCGACTTCGACCTCAAGCCCGGCCAGCGACTGGTCGAGCGGGAGCTGATCGAGCAGCTCGGCGTCTCGCGTACGACGGTCAGGGAGGCCCTGCGCCAGCTCAACGTCGAGGGCCTGGTCACGGTGATCCCGCAGAAGGGTGCGGTGGTCGCCACCCCGTCGCCTGAGGACGCCGCGGACCTCTACGAGGTGCGGGCGATGCTAGAGGCGATGACCGTACGCCGGTTCATCGCACGCGCCACGGACGAGCACTTCGGCCAGCTGCGCGCGGCGTTCGAGGACGCCGTCGTCGCGTTCGCGGACACCGAGAACATCCGCGCACTGCTTCGCGCGAAGGACGACATCTACGCCGTGCTGATGGCGGGCGCGGGGAGCAACCCGATCCAGGAGATCCTGGAGGGCCTGCAGGCCCGCGTACGCGCGCTGCGCGCCACCTCGCTGTCGCAGCCTGGCCGGCCCGCGCAGTCGATCAAGGAGCTGCGGCGCCTGGTCGAGGCGATCGAGGCACGTGACCCGGAACGCGCCGCACAGGTGTGCACCGAGCACATCAACAAGGCGGCCGCCACCGGCCTCAGCGCACTCACCGAGGAGAGCTGA
- a CDS encoding HoxN/HupN/NixA family nickel/cobalt transporter: MNVRSDVVASGRWTRAERLRLSGMIGVIAGIHVVGWSMYLYYANNLAAATSFAGAGTLAYALGMRHAFDADHIAAIDDTTRLMLQRGRRPVGVGFFFAMGHSSVVFVLSLIVAIAAGAATAAKVDAFRTYGSVVAAAVAATFLLLVAALNALVLVGVGKLWRQLTRGELDEKDLELQLLNRGLMNRMLGGRARSLIRSSWHMFPVGLLFGLGLETASEVTLLTLSASAATAGTLPMLAVLTLPLLFAAGMSALDTADSLLMTRAYSWAFRSPARKLYYNLATTGMTVVVACFVGTVYLAGLVVGGTGIGGPLAAYAAIGDHFELLGYIIVGLFLTAWLGAALAWRVGGFDRKYGAAR, translated from the coding sequence ATGAATGTCCGCTCCGACGTGGTCGCCTCCGGTCGCTGGACGAGAGCGGAGCGGCTGCGGTTGTCCGGCATGATCGGCGTGATCGCCGGCATCCACGTGGTCGGCTGGTCGATGTACCTGTACTACGCGAACAACCTCGCGGCGGCCACGTCGTTCGCGGGCGCGGGCACGCTGGCGTACGCACTGGGCATGCGGCACGCGTTCGACGCCGACCACATCGCGGCCATCGACGACACCACGCGGTTGATGCTGCAGCGCGGCCGGCGGCCGGTGGGGGTCGGCTTCTTCTTCGCCATGGGCCACTCGTCGGTGGTGTTCGTGCTGTCGTTGATCGTCGCGATCGCGGCCGGCGCGGCCACGGCCGCGAAGGTGGACGCGTTCCGCACCTACGGCAGCGTGGTGGCGGCGGCAGTGGCGGCCACCTTTCTGCTGCTGGTGGCCGCGCTCAACGCGCTCGTGCTCGTCGGGGTGGGGAAGCTGTGGCGGCAGCTGACCCGCGGCGAGCTGGACGAGAAGGACCTCGAGCTGCAGCTGCTCAACCGCGGGCTGATGAACCGGATGCTCGGCGGCCGGGCACGCAGCCTGATCCGGTCGTCGTGGCACATGTTCCCCGTCGGCTTGCTCTTCGGGCTCGGCCTGGAGACCGCATCCGAGGTGACGTTGCTGACGCTGTCGGCGAGCGCGGCGACCGCGGGCACGTTGCCGATGCTCGCCGTGCTCACGCTCCCGTTGCTGTTCGCCGCCGGGATGAGTGCGCTGGACACGGCGGACAGCTTGCTGATGACCCGCGCGTACTCGTGGGCGTTCCGGAGCCCGGCGCGCAAGCTCTACTACAACCTCGCGACCACCGGCATGACCGTGGTCGTCGCCTGCTTCGTCGGCACCGTGTACCTGGCCGGGCTGGTCGTCGGCGGCACGGGGATCGGCGGCCCGCTCGCGGCGTACGCGGCCATCGGCGACCACTTCGAGCTGCTCGGCTACATCATCGTCGGGCTGTTCCTCACCGCCTGGCTCGGTGCGGCGCTCGCCTGGCGGGTCGGCGGGTTCGACCGGAAGTACGGGGCAGCCCGATGA
- a CDS encoding NAD-binding protein has translation MSDESDLSTVGFVGLGNMGAVMAARLLDAGYPVRGYDTSTAAMTALGEHAGAVCVPTAADVAEGASAVILMLPDSDVVERVLLDDGLLDRMAAGAIVVDMSSSEPARTVELARRAGEHGVRFVDAPVSGGVTGARAGTLSVMVGGDAADVRRCEPMFGVFGSNVVHVGRSGAGHAIKALNNLMSATHLLASSEALLTAREFGIDLEAALGVVNGSTGRSGSTEYKWPSFILPGNFASGFAMRLMLKDVQIGLGLCHSLGMPAQLCESTAALWQRAAGELPTDADHTEIARWLEGLRDLADEGDAESSHRISP, from the coding sequence ATGAGTGACGAGTCCGACCTGAGCACCGTCGGGTTCGTCGGCCTCGGCAACATGGGCGCCGTCATGGCGGCCCGCCTGCTCGACGCCGGCTACCCGGTACGTGGCTACGACACGTCGACCGCCGCCATGACGGCGCTCGGCGAGCATGCCGGCGCGGTGTGCGTGCCGACAGCCGCCGACGTGGCCGAAGGCGCGTCGGCCGTCATCCTCATGCTGCCGGACTCCGACGTCGTCGAGCGCGTACTGCTCGACGACGGGCTGCTCGACCGGATGGCCGCAGGCGCCATCGTCGTCGACATGAGCTCCTCTGAGCCCGCGCGTACCGTCGAGCTCGCGCGGCGCGCGGGAGAACACGGCGTGCGCTTCGTGGACGCACCCGTCTCGGGCGGCGTCACCGGTGCGCGTGCCGGCACGCTGTCGGTGATGGTCGGCGGCGACGCTGCCGACGTACGGCGGTGCGAGCCGATGTTCGGCGTGTTCGGCAGCAACGTCGTACACGTCGGGCGCAGCGGCGCCGGGCACGCGATCAAGGCGCTGAACAACCTGATGTCGGCGACCCACCTGCTGGCCAGCTCGGAGGCATTGCTCACCGCGCGGGAGTTCGGCATCGACCTGGAGGCGGCGCTCGGCGTCGTCAACGGGTCCACCGGGCGCAGCGGCTCCACCGAGTACAAGTGGCCGTCGTTCATCCTGCCGGGCAACTTCGCGTCCGGCTTCGCCATGCGACTGATGCTGAAGGACGTCCAGATCGGCCTCGGCCTGTGCCACTCGCTCGGCATGCCCGCGCAGCTGTGCGAGAGCACCGCCGCACTGTGGCAGCGCGCCGCCGGCGAGCTGCCCACCGACGCCGACCACACGGAGATCGCCCGCTGGCTGGAGGGCCTGCGCGACCTCGCCGACGAGGGCGACGCGGAGTCCTCGCATAGGATCTCCCCGTGA
- the cobT gene encoding nicotinate-nucleotide--dimethylbenzimidazole phosphoribosyltransferase, whose translation MVAHRRKGAWGDRVVRPDPVGGAPVTLDRTIAAIAAPDPAVEAEAWQRHGQLTKPRGSLGALEDVGVRLAVLAGECPPPLPEPAAIAVFAGDHGVHAEGVTAWPQEVTAQMVANFLAGGAVVNVAAAQCGASVSVVDVGVATELPDAPDLLRRNVRRGTGNIAVEPAMTRAEAVRAVEVGIETARELVAAGNRCLLAGDMGIANTTPSAALVAACTGVPVQQVTGHGAGVDEAAWARKVAVVERSLATHRPDPDDPVGVLAAVGGLEHAAIAGFLLGAAAHRVPAVLDGVTVVAAALVSHALAPDVVHALIAGHVSVEPGARHALAALDLRPLLDLDLRLGEGSGAVLALPLVQSAAGVLRDVATFDSAGVLDKR comes from the coding sequence CTGGTTGCGCATCGCCGTAAGGGAGCCTGGGGTGACCGAGTCGTTCGTCCAGACCCTGTCGGAGGTGCTCCGGTGACGCTGGACCGGACGATTGCGGCGATCGCCGCCCCTGACCCGGCCGTCGAGGCGGAGGCGTGGCAGCGGCACGGCCAGCTGACCAAACCGCGGGGGTCGCTCGGTGCGCTGGAGGACGTGGGCGTGCGGCTCGCGGTGCTCGCCGGCGAGTGCCCGCCGCCGTTGCCAGAACCGGCGGCCATCGCGGTGTTCGCCGGCGACCACGGCGTACACGCCGAAGGCGTCACCGCGTGGCCGCAGGAGGTGACCGCGCAGATGGTGGCGAACTTCCTTGCCGGCGGCGCCGTCGTCAACGTGGCTGCCGCACAGTGCGGTGCCTCGGTGAGCGTCGTCGACGTCGGGGTGGCCACCGAGCTGCCGGACGCGCCGGACCTGTTGCGCCGCAACGTACGCCGGGGCACGGGGAACATCGCCGTCGAGCCTGCGATGACGCGCGCCGAGGCCGTACGGGCGGTCGAGGTGGGCATCGAGACCGCGCGCGAGCTGGTGGCCGCCGGCAACCGGTGCCTGCTGGCCGGCGACATGGGCATCGCGAACACCACGCCGTCCGCCGCGTTGGTCGCGGCCTGCACCGGCGTGCCCGTGCAGCAGGTGACCGGGCACGGTGCGGGCGTGGACGAGGCGGCCTGGGCGCGCAAGGTCGCGGTGGTGGAGCGGTCGCTGGCGACACACCGGCCGGATCCCGACGACCCGGTCGGCGTGCTGGCCGCGGTCGGCGGGCTTGAGCACGCGGCGATCGCCGGGTTCCTGCTCGGGGCGGCCGCACACCGGGTGCCAGCGGTGCTCGACGGCGTCACCGTCGTCGCCGCGGCGCTGGTGTCGCACGCGCTCGCGCCCGACGTCGTGCACGCGCTCATCGCCGGGCACGTCTCGGTCGAGCCGGGTGCGCGGCACGCGCTGGCCGCGCTCGACCTGCGGCCGCTGCTCGACCTCGACCTGCGGCTCGGCGAGGGCTCCGGCGCGGTGCTCGCGCTGCCGCTGGTGCAGTCCGCGGCCGGTGTGCTGCGCGACGTGGCGACGTTCGACAGCGCCGGTGTCCTTGACAAGAGGTGA
- the cobA gene encoding uroporphyrinogen-III C-methyltransferase yields MDDELLYPVSLRIRGRLAVVVGGGTVAMRKVGGLRAAGADVRVVAPDLTPALADLADRGVITVARKAFEPVDLDGAWFAFACTDRPEVNATVAAAAEDRRLWCVRADDGVASAAWTPAVGRADGVTVAVNAQREPRRSAALRDRFVELVHESVSESRDNEPGGVAIVGGGPGDPGLLTVRGKELLRAADVVITDRLAPHDVLDELPSGVEVIDAAKVPRAAGMRQERINEALVEHARAGRRVVRLKGGDPFVFGRGLEEVIACANADVPVEVVPGVTSAVAAAASAGVPVTHRGVTQGFTVVSGHVPPDDPRSQVDWAALAKCGTTLVLLMAVENLAAIVDSLRAAGMPADTPAACVVEGCTPRQRVVTAPLGEFVAAADAAEIANPAVVVIGDVAGFASTTGQERTSADRVLVLGGARSGKSATAERLLAGREQVAYVATGPAPAPDDAEWAERVRLHQERRPSGWTTVETLDLVSLLDAVDEPPLLVDGLATWLTAVLDECGAWRRDPDADRAVEERVDALVAAWRKTTRHVVAVSDEAGSGVVPGTYAGRRFRDELGRLNARIAAECQQVWLCTAGVPRRLR; encoded by the coding sequence ATGGACGACGAGTTGCTCTACCCGGTGTCGCTGCGGATACGTGGCCGGCTCGCCGTCGTGGTCGGCGGCGGTACGGTCGCGATGCGGAAGGTGGGCGGCCTGCGCGCCGCCGGTGCGGACGTTCGTGTGGTCGCGCCCGACCTGACCCCCGCACTGGCCGACCTCGCCGACCGCGGCGTGATCACCGTTGCGCGCAAGGCGTTCGAGCCGGTCGACCTGGACGGCGCCTGGTTCGCGTTCGCGTGCACCGACCGGCCTGAGGTGAACGCGACCGTGGCTGCTGCTGCGGAGGACCGCCGGCTGTGGTGCGTACGCGCCGACGACGGCGTCGCGTCGGCCGCGTGGACACCTGCGGTGGGCCGCGCCGACGGCGTCACGGTCGCCGTGAACGCGCAGCGCGAGCCGCGGCGTTCGGCGGCGTTGCGCGACCGGTTCGTCGAGCTCGTGCACGAGTCCGTGAGCGAGAGCCGTGACAACGAGCCGGGCGGGGTGGCCATCGTCGGTGGCGGGCCTGGTGACCCCGGCCTGCTGACCGTGCGGGGCAAGGAGTTGCTGCGGGCGGCGGACGTCGTCATCACCGACAGGCTCGCCCCGCACGACGTGCTCGACGAGCTGCCGTCCGGGGTCGAGGTGATCGACGCGGCGAAGGTGCCGCGTGCGGCAGGGATGCGGCAGGAACGCATAAACGAGGCGCTCGTCGAGCACGCCAGGGCGGGCCGCCGGGTCGTGCGGCTGAAGGGCGGCGACCCGTTCGTCTTCGGCCGTGGCCTCGAGGAGGTCATCGCCTGCGCGAACGCCGATGTGCCGGTCGAGGTGGTACCCGGCGTGACGAGCGCGGTCGCGGCGGCCGCGTCGGCCGGGGTGCCGGTCACCCATCGTGGCGTGACACAAGGGTTCACGGTCGTGTCCGGCCATGTGCCGCCTGACGATCCGCGTAGCCAGGTCGACTGGGCCGCACTTGCGAAGTGCGGCACCACCCTGGTGCTGCTGATGGCCGTGGAGAACCTCGCGGCGATCGTCGACTCGTTGCGTGCCGCCGGGATGCCCGCGGACACCCCGGCTGCATGCGTCGTGGAGGGCTGCACACCGCGGCAGCGGGTGGTGACGGCGCCGCTCGGCGAGTTCGTGGCCGCCGCCGACGCCGCGGAGATCGCCAACCCTGCGGTGGTGGTGATCGGCGATGTGGCTGGGTTCGCCTCGACCACGGGCCAGGAACGCACCTCCGCCGACCGCGTGCTGGTGCTCGGTGGTGCGCGGTCGGGGAAGTCGGCGACGGCAGAGCGGTTGCTCGCCGGGCGCGAGCAGGTGGCGTACGTAGCCACCGGGCCGGCGCCCGCACCGGACGACGCCGAGTGGGCGGAGCGGGTGCGGCTACACCAGGAGCGCCGGCCGTCCGGCTGGACGACGGTCGAGACGCTCGACCTGGTGTCGTTGCTGGACGCCGTCGACGAGCCGCCGCTGCTCGTCGACGGCCTGGCTACCTGGCTCACCGCGGTGCTGGACGAGTGCGGTGCCTGGCGACGCGACCCGGACGCCGACCGTGCCGTGGAGGAACGCGTCGACGCGCTGGTCGCCGCCTGGCGCAAGACGACCAGGCACGTGGTGGCGGTCAGCGACGAGGCGGGCTCCGGGGTCGTGCCTGGCACCTACGCCGGGCGCCGGTTCCGCGACGAGCTCGGCCGGCTGAACGCGCGGATCGCGGCGGAGTGCCAGCAGGTGTGGCTGTGCACGGCAGGTGTGCCCCGCAGGCTGCGATGA
- a CDS encoding adenosylcobinamide-GDP ribazoletransferase, which yields MSPLRTALSLFTVLPVAGPVEVRRVDAKRAVLCLPVVGVLLAAGSAAVLVGVRVAVDGTPGRLLAGLLAVGLLAVATGALHLDGLADTADGLGSRRPASDALAIMRRSDIGPMGVVALGFALACQVVALAAVPIWWAAAALCASAVAARVGVVLATGAPGARTDGFGALVTGAVPRVVRYAYAVAVVALAALPGIFGAVALGWRLAVAASAGLLAGALLRAYAVRRLGGVTGDVYGAVVETVSTTTLVTLALLS from the coding sequence ATGAGTCCGTTGCGTACGGCGCTGAGCCTGTTCACCGTGCTGCCGGTGGCCGGGCCGGTGGAGGTGCGCCGCGTCGATGCGAAGCGGGCGGTGTTGTGCCTGCCGGTCGTCGGGGTGCTGCTCGCTGCCGGGAGCGCAGCCGTGCTCGTGGGCGTACGGGTCGCCGTGGACGGCACTCCAGGTCGGTTGCTCGCCGGCCTGCTCGCCGTCGGGTTGCTCGCCGTGGCCACAGGCGCGCTGCACCTGGACGGGCTGGCCGACACCGCCGACGGCCTCGGCAGCCGGCGGCCGGCGAGCGACGCGTTGGCGATCATGCGACGTTCCGACATCGGGCCGATGGGCGTGGTGGCGCTGGGCTTCGCCCTTGCGTGTCAGGTGGTGGCGCTCGCCGCGGTGCCGATCTGGTGGGCGGCGGCCGCGCTGTGCGCGTCTGCGGTGGCAGCGCGGGTCGGCGTGGTGCTGGCGACGGGTGCGCCGGGTGCGCGGACGGACGGCTTCGGCGCGTTGGTCACCGGTGCAGTGCCGCGCGTGGTGCGGTACGCGTACGCGGTGGCCGTGGTGGCGTTGGCGGCGCTGCCCGGCATCTTCGGTGCGGTCGCGCTCGGCTGGCGGCTGGCCGTCGCCGCTTCGGCCGGGCTGCTGGCCGGTGCGCTGCTGCGCGCGTACGCGGTGCGGCGGCTGGGCGGCGTCACCGGCGATGTCTACGGCGCTGTGGTGGAGACGGTGAGTACGACCACCCTCGTCACCCTTGCCTTGCTGAGCTGA
- a CDS encoding threonine-phosphate decarboxylase encodes MSVDVDLRHHGDAELDTGLVDLAVNVRRQQPPAWLRAELAASLDGLASYPRSAVAREVVAARHRRPAEQVLLTAGAAEAFTLIARALQPRHAVVVHPQFTEPEAALRAAGHDVHRQLLDAADGFVLRPADVPDGADLVVVGNPTNPTSVLHPADELRALARPGRVLVVDEAFLDAIPGEPESLAAATDVPGLLVVRSLTKTWGLAGLRVGYLLGAVDLVTRLAEVQPPWSVSTPALVAAQACTTTAAVAEADATARVAVTHREYLLDLLRDVPGVEVVGVPRAPFVLLRVRDGLGVREALRQRGFAVRRGDTFPGLGPDWLRIAVREPGVTESFVQTLSEVLR; translated from the coding sequence ATGTCGGTTGACGTGGACCTGCGCCACCACGGCGACGCGGAGCTCGACACCGGTCTCGTCGACCTCGCCGTCAACGTGCGCAGGCAGCAGCCGCCGGCCTGGTTGCGCGCGGAGCTCGCCGCCAGCCTGGACGGGCTCGCCAGTTACCCGCGGTCGGCCGTCGCCCGTGAGGTGGTGGCGGCGCGGCACCGGCGGCCTGCGGAGCAGGTGCTGTTGACCGCGGGCGCGGCCGAGGCGTTCACGTTGATCGCCCGTGCACTGCAGCCGCGGCACGCGGTGGTCGTGCATCCGCAGTTCACCGAGCCCGAAGCCGCACTGCGCGCGGCCGGGCACGACGTGCACCGGCAGCTGCTCGACGCCGCCGACGGGTTCGTGCTGCGGCCGGCCGACGTACCGGACGGTGCCGACCTGGTGGTGGTCGGCAACCCGACCAACCCGACGTCGGTGCTGCATCCGGCGGACGAACTGCGGGCGCTCGCCCGGCCGGGTCGGGTGCTTGTCGTGGACGAGGCGTTCCTCGACGCCATACCGGGCGAGCCGGAGAGCCTCGCCGCCGCGACCGACGTGCCCGGGCTGCTCGTCGTACGCAGTCTCACGAAGACCTGGGGGTTGGCCGGGCTGCGGGTGGGTTACCTGCTCGGCGCCGTCGACCTGGTGACGCGGTTGGCCGAGGTGCAGCCGCCGTGGTCGGTGTCGACGCCGGCACTTGTCGCGGCGCAGGCGTGCACGACGACTGCCGCCGTCGCGGAGGCGGACGCGACCGCACGGGTCGCCGTGACGCACCGGGAGTACCTGCTCGACCTGCTGCGCGACGTGCCCGGCGTCGAGGTGGTCGGAGTGCCGCGTGCGCCGTTCGTGCTGTTGCGGGTGCGCGACGGCCTGGGCGTGCGGGAGGCCTTGCGGCAGCGGGGTTTCGCCGTACGTCGTGGGGACACGTTCCCTGGCCTCGGCCCGGACTGGTTGCGCATCGCCGTAAGGGAGCCTGGGGTGACCGAGTCGTTCGTCCAGACCCTGTCGGAGGTGCTCCGGTGA
- a CDS encoding KTSC domain-containing protein, which translates to MQRVPVGSSVLASVGHARGVLEVEFRSGAVYRYVGVPEHVYVHLLNADSQGIYFNDHIRDTYDWERVA; encoded by the coding sequence ATGCAGCGGGTGCCGGTCGGGTCGAGCGTGCTTGCCAGTGTCGGCCACGCCCGCGGCGTGCTCGAGGTGGAGTTCCGCAGCGGCGCGGTGTACCGGTACGTCGGCGTGCCCGAGCACGTCTACGTCCACCTGCTGAACGCGGACTCCCAGGGCATCTACTTCAACGACCACATCAGGGACACCTACGACTGGGAGCGCGTCGCCTGA
- a CDS encoding 4Fe-4S dicluster domain-containing protein: MVAVATIGACQGCGACLLTCPEHAIRPSDGVLVVLDDCCTGCGECVEICPVDAISLTSEGVSP, from the coding sequence ATGGTCGCGGTAGCCACCATCGGCGCGTGCCAGGGCTGCGGTGCGTGCCTGCTCACCTGTCCTGAGCATGCGATCCGGCCCAGCGACGGCGTGCTCGTCGTGCTCGACGACTGCTGCACCGGATGCGGGGAGTGCGTGGAGATCTGCCCCGTCGACGCGATCAGCCTTACCAGTGAAGGAGTCTCGCCATGA
- a CDS encoding TetR family transcriptional regulator: protein MITEDRAAVQGSTRERLITAGLNLFAEHGYRATTVGQIEQAAGLQPRRGALYRHFPSKEALLVAAVHRYLDSVQAGRDEFVNRPPGDVRTEAVLVGHWVLAELDAQRQISHLLEREGHRIPRQRDLFRAQVSDPGYRAMAELLKRWRGGADDTDLDALAVAVLGAIVNFRRSTWTFGAPPLDRTDEEFVQAWADQCAHLTRH, encoded by the coding sequence ATGATTACAGAGGATCGCGCGGCCGTCCAGGGCAGCACCCGCGAGCGACTGATCACCGCGGGCCTGAACCTGTTCGCCGAACACGGCTACCGGGCCACGACCGTCGGCCAGATCGAGCAGGCCGCCGGGCTGCAGCCGCGCCGCGGCGCCCTCTACCGGCACTTCCCGAGCAAGGAGGCGCTCCTCGTCGCCGCCGTGCACAGGTACCTCGACTCCGTGCAGGCCGGCAGGGACGAGTTCGTCAACCGTCCGCCGGGAGACGTCCGCACGGAAGCCGTGCTAGTCGGCCACTGGGTGCTCGCGGAGCTGGACGCACAACGTCAGATCTCGCACCTGCTCGAACGCGAGGGGCACCGGATCCCGCGCCAGCGCGACCTGTTCCGCGCCCAGGTGTCCGACCCCGGCTACCGCGCCATGGCGGAGCTGTTGAAGCGCTGGCGCGGCGGAGCCGACGACACCGACCTCGACGCACTGGCCGTCGCCGTGCTCGGCGCGATCGTGAACTTCCGGCGCTCCACCTGGACCTTCGGCGCACCGCCGCTCGACCGAACCGACGAGGAGTTCGTACAGGCGTGGGCCGACCAGTGCGCCCACCTCACCCGGCACTGA